The following proteins are co-located in the Synechococcus sp. PROS-U-1 genome:
- a CDS encoding histidine phosphatase family protein: MPLRLLLVRHGLSSFNKERRIQGRDDLSNLSDEGHEQAKALGRSLQEVSFQAVYSSPLQRAAATTASLLEAHAGEAADATFDDGLLEVDLEPWSGQTINDLIKNSPETYTLWKHRPMELELQRRDGSTYKPLPELMEQARGFVSNLLQRHPVDGNDTVLVVAHNAILRCLMLVLLGEPDNGFRRLRVDNTSLSIFNLHPGVDRPQVQIECLNSTTHLRPLPEKGKSARLILVRHGETDWNKAGRFQGQIDIPLNSNGRAQAAAARDFLKDIPIDRAWSSTLSRPTETAQIILEAHPDVPLTQIDGLVEIGHGLWEGKLESEIREDWSELLDTWKRAPETVQMPEGETIQDVWARSVRSWGEIAAELKADETVLVVAHDAVNKTILCDLLGLTPADIWAVKQGNGGVTVVDIAADPGQPAVVTCLNLTSHFGSVIDRTATGAL; encoded by the coding sequence GTGCCCCTTCGTCTTCTTCTGGTCCGCCACGGTCTCAGCAGTTTCAACAAAGAGCGACGCATCCAGGGACGGGATGATCTCTCGAACCTCAGTGATGAGGGGCATGAGCAGGCGAAGGCCCTGGGCCGCTCTCTGCAGGAGGTGAGCTTCCAGGCCGTTTACAGCTCACCTTTGCAACGGGCAGCTGCCACAACGGCCAGCCTGCTGGAAGCCCACGCCGGTGAGGCAGCGGATGCCACGTTCGATGACGGGTTGCTGGAGGTGGATCTCGAGCCCTGGTCGGGACAGACCATCAACGACCTCATCAAGAATTCGCCGGAGACCTACACCCTCTGGAAACACCGCCCCATGGAGCTGGAGCTCCAACGTCGTGATGGCTCGACCTACAAGCCTCTGCCTGAGCTGATGGAACAGGCGCGGGGGTTCGTCAGCAACCTGCTGCAGCGTCATCCCGTCGATGGCAACGACACGGTGCTGGTGGTGGCTCACAACGCCATTTTGCGCTGCCTGATGCTGGTGTTACTGGGTGAACCCGACAACGGCTTCCGGCGGCTCCGTGTCGACAACACCTCCTTGTCGATCTTCAATCTTCATCCCGGCGTTGATCGCCCCCAGGTGCAGATCGAATGCCTGAACAGCACCACACACCTGCGACCTCTACCGGAGAAGGGCAAGAGCGCCAGGTTGATCCTGGTGCGACACGGCGAGACCGACTGGAACAAGGCAGGCCGCTTCCAGGGGCAAATCGATATTCCGCTCAACAGCAACGGTCGCGCTCAAGCTGCAGCAGCCCGCGATTTCCTCAAAGACATCCCCATCGATCGGGCCTGGAGCAGCACCCTCTCACGCCCAACCGAAACGGCCCAGATCATTCTTGAAGCCCACCCCGACGTTCCCCTAACCCAGATCGATGGCCTGGTGGAGATCGGTCACGGCCTGTGGGAGGGCAAGCTCGAATCCGAGATCAGAGAGGATTGGTCGGAGCTGCTGGACACCTGGAAACGTGCCCCAGAAACCGTGCAGATGCCTGAAGGTGAAACCATCCAGGACGTGTGGGCCCGTTCCGTCCGGAGCTGGGGCGAGATCGCCGCTGAGCTGAAGGCTGATGAAACGGTTCTGGTGGTCGCCCACGATGCCGTGAACAAAACGATTCTGTGCGACCTGTTAGGCCTGACGCCGGCCGACATCTGGGCCGTCAAACAGGGCAACGGTGGTGTCACGGTGGTCGACATCGCGGCCGATCCGGGCCAGCCTGCGGTGGTGACCTGTCTGAACCTCACGTCCCATTTCGGGAGCGTGATTGACCGCACGGCAACAGGCGCTCTCTGA
- a CDS encoding dihydroorotase, translated as MNDTLLLDPVRVLRGPGQPVQLGAVLIDQGVLVGFDDNARQQALALGINATAAPDQLVAPCLVDPHSILETPFSGDQETAVSLRHCAAAAGYGQIALLPRSTTWRDRPERLQGFSLDQDQTATVRLHLWGGFSRGGKADELAPHGDLLEHGAIGLADDDAMVPTPLLEQGLLLGEMGGCPVLVAPRDPGLQGEGLVREGVETLRAGWPADPITSETLPLSQLLLLHQRHPERQLRLMNLSTAAAVVQLASCGPPPLSSVSWWHLLTDRSMLASSDPGWRVCPSLGGPEDRDQLIQAVQERTITAVAVHAVPLDAEDMALPGDQRPAGLSGHHLVLPALWNALVRSGRWTAVDLWQALSFGPSALIDQPPEQLEEGSRRWLLFNPEQRWSVERSTPGAPRAANIPWLGRELQGRVVACGLSC; from the coding sequence ATGAACGACACCTTGCTGCTGGACCCGGTGCGCGTCCTGCGTGGCCCCGGACAACCGGTGCAGCTCGGTGCCGTTCTGATCGATCAGGGGGTGCTGGTCGGCTTTGACGACAACGCCAGGCAGCAGGCCCTTGCCCTGGGCATCAACGCCACCGCTGCCCCGGATCAGCTTGTTGCTCCCTGCCTGGTCGATCCCCATTCGATCCTTGAAACCCCCTTCAGCGGGGATCAGGAAACAGCCGTGAGCCTGCGTCACTGCGCCGCGGCGGCGGGTTACGGACAGATTGCCCTGCTTCCACGCAGCACCACCTGGCGCGATCGACCTGAACGGCTGCAGGGATTCAGCCTCGATCAAGATCAGACGGCAACGGTTCGTCTGCACCTCTGGGGAGGCTTCAGCCGCGGCGGCAAGGCGGACGAATTAGCGCCCCATGGCGATCTGCTCGAACACGGCGCCATCGGCCTGGCCGACGACGACGCCATGGTTCCAACTCCGTTGCTGGAACAGGGTCTGCTGCTGGGAGAGATGGGGGGATGCCCGGTCCTGGTGGCACCTCGTGATCCCGGGCTGCAGGGGGAGGGTCTGGTGAGGGAGGGCGTGGAGACGCTGCGGGCCGGGTGGCCAGCGGATCCGATCACCAGCGAAACCCTGCCCCTCAGTCAGTTGCTGCTGCTGCATCAACGCCATCCAGAGCGACAACTTCGGCTGATGAATCTCTCCACAGCAGCAGCGGTAGTTCAACTCGCCAGCTGCGGGCCCCCTCCCCTGAGCAGCGTGAGCTGGTGGCATCTCCTCACCGACCGCAGCATGCTGGCCAGCAGCGACCCTGGCTGGCGTGTGTGCCCGTCCCTCGGTGGTCCGGAGGATCGCGACCAGTTGATCCAGGCCGTTCAAGAACGAACCATTACCGCCGTGGCTGTTCACGCCGTCCCTCTGGATGCCGAAGACATGGCACTGCCCGGTGACCAGCGTCCCGCAGGACTCAGCGGCCACCATCTGGTGCTGCCAGCGCTGTGGAATGCTCTGGTGCGATCGGGCCGCTGGACTGCGGTCGATCTTTGGCAGGCCCTCAGCTTTGGGCCATCAGCCCTGATCGATCAGCCCCCCGAACAGCTCGAGGAAGGCAGCAGGCGCTGGCTGCTGTTCAATCCCGAGCAACGCTGGTCGGTCGAGAGAAGCACGCCTGGAGCGCCACGCGCTGCCAACATTCCCTGGCTTGGACGGGAGCTTCAAGGCCGTGTTGTGGCCTGTGGACTCAGTTGCTGA
- the lepB gene encoding signal peptidase I, with protein sequence MKGRVSAIWEFWAPFLFTVSLYLLLRQFAFEARYIPSGSMLPGLQVGDKLIVEKLSYRSRAPQRGEIVVFNSPSAFDPVWKLESGEPNPLKCGFVTFPGISWVVDRVLVQRYPECEAWIKRVVGVPGDVVEVNTRGAVSINGTAFKESYVTNFCSDRDGMIGCKGLYAVVPKGNVVVLGDNRRNSQDARRWPGGPFLPDDQIIGRAVFRFWPPSRIGPLSN encoded by the coding sequence GTGAAGGGCAGAGTGAGCGCGATTTGGGAGTTTTGGGCCCCGTTTCTGTTCACGGTCTCGCTTTATCTCCTGCTCCGGCAGTTCGCCTTCGAAGCTCGCTATATCCCTTCTGGTTCGATGCTCCCTGGGCTGCAGGTGGGCGACAAGTTAATCGTGGAGAAGCTGTCGTACCGCTCCCGTGCTCCCCAGCGTGGGGAGATCGTTGTCTTCAATTCCCCCAGTGCATTCGATCCCGTCTGGAAGTTGGAGTCGGGAGAACCGAATCCACTGAAGTGCGGCTTTGTGACGTTCCCAGGCATTAGCTGGGTTGTCGATCGCGTCTTAGTGCAGCGCTACCCCGAATGTGAGGCCTGGATTAAACGGGTGGTCGGTGTTCCTGGCGATGTTGTGGAGGTCAACACCCGCGGCGCCGTGAGCATCAACGGCACAGCCTTCAAGGAGTCTTATGTCACCAACTTCTGTTCGGATCGCGATGGAATGATCGGCTGCAAAGGCCTGTATGCCGTCGTTCCGAAAGGCAACGTTGTCGTTTTGGGTGACAACCGTCGCAACAGCCAGGACGCACGCCGTTGGCCCGGTGGTCCATTCCTGCCCGACGATCAGATCATCGGGCGTGCTGTTTTCCGCTTCTGGCCCCCCTCGCGGATTGGTCCGCTCAGCAACTGA
- a CDS encoding 2Fe-2S iron-sulfur cluster-binding protein has protein sequence MPTIRFEQEDQQVGCIEGANLRKAALDAGINPYKSLNNLNNCSGVGQCGTCVMEVIEGQGNLSPRSDVEEVYLADRPANFRLSCRTTVNGDVTVRTRPAEGVGRGSNSLVGAIKSLFGR, from the coding sequence GTGCCCACCATCCGATTCGAGCAGGAAGACCAGCAGGTTGGCTGCATCGAGGGCGCGAATCTGCGAAAAGCTGCACTTGATGCAGGCATCAACCCCTACAAGAGCCTCAACAACCTCAACAACTGCAGTGGCGTTGGTCAGTGCGGCACCTGTGTGATGGAGGTGATCGAAGGTCAGGGCAATCTTTCGCCCCGCAGCGACGTCGAAGAGGTGTACCTGGCTGACCGGCCTGCGAACTTCCGCTTGAGCTGCCGCACCACCGTGAACGGTGATGTGACGGTTCGCACCCGTCCAGCCGAAGGTGTTGGCCGTGGCTCCAACAGCCTCGTTGGTGCGATCAAATCCCTGTTTGGCCGCTGA
- a CDS encoding arsenate reductase family protein — MAGILQVYSYNRCSTCRKALAWLSERGIAHDVHDITLNPPSRELLSAAYQFFGERKLLFNTSGQSYRAMGAAAVKALSDDEALNALAADGKLIKRPFVVVDSSAFLTGFKPDLWESTFQG, encoded by the coding sequence TTGGCGGGGATTCTCCAGGTCTACAGCTACAACCGCTGCAGCACCTGTCGGAAGGCGTTGGCATGGCTTTCTGAGCGAGGAATCGCCCATGACGTGCACGACATCACCCTGAACCCACCCTCCAGGGAGCTGCTCTCGGCGGCTTATCAATTTTTTGGTGAGCGGAAGCTGTTGTTCAACACCAGCGGTCAGAGCTATCGAGCCATGGGTGCAGCAGCCGTTAAAGCCCTCTCCGATGACGAGGCTCTCAATGCCTTGGCCGCGGACGGAAAATTGATCAAGCGTCCGTTTGTGGTGGTGGATTCCTCCGCGTTCCTGACCGGCTTTAAGCCTGATCTCTGGGAGTCGACCTTCCAGGGCTGA